The following proteins are co-located in the Polymorphospora rubra genome:
- the sigJ gene encoding RNA polymerase sigma factor SigJ: protein MPEAFEAHRSHLFGVAYRMLGTRADAEDAVQEAWLRYAAAGPDAADLRAWLTTVVARICLDVLRSARVRRAAYVGPWLPEPLVSRLPAADDDPAETAVRAEQVSLALLVVLERLSPEQRVAFVLHDVFGVPFADIAAVLAVSPANARQLASRGRRAVDAAPAARVSAGADLAEQHRVLAAFLAAAHDGDLAGLVRVLAPDVEFIGDGGGLAPSARRPLVGAQEVARFVAGVFRQARRRDPRGEPVLVNGRLGLVVEAGGLLVVVAPVVADGAIVALYHQLNPEKLRAVPRPEPAAAWPPIPPRPAPGR, encoded by the coding sequence ATGCCCGAAGCCTTCGAAGCCCACCGGTCCCACCTGTTCGGGGTGGCGTACCGGATGCTGGGGACCCGGGCGGACGCGGAGGACGCGGTGCAGGAGGCGTGGCTGCGGTACGCCGCGGCCGGCCCCGACGCGGCCGACCTCCGGGCCTGGCTGACCACCGTCGTCGCCCGGATCTGCCTCGACGTGCTGCGCTCGGCCCGGGTGCGCCGCGCCGCGTACGTCGGTCCGTGGCTGCCCGAACCGCTGGTGTCCCGGCTGCCGGCGGCCGACGACGACCCGGCCGAGACCGCCGTCCGCGCCGAACAGGTCAGCCTGGCGCTGCTTGTGGTGCTGGAGCGGCTCAGCCCGGAACAGCGGGTGGCGTTCGTCCTGCACGACGTGTTCGGCGTGCCGTTCGCCGACATCGCGGCGGTCCTCGCCGTCAGCCCGGCGAACGCCCGCCAACTCGCCTCCCGCGGCCGGCGGGCCGTCGACGCCGCGCCGGCGGCCCGCGTGTCCGCCGGCGCCGACCTGGCCGAGCAGCACCGGGTCCTGGCCGCGTTCCTGGCCGCGGCGCACGACGGCGACCTGGCCGGGCTGGTCCGGGTGCTCGCCCCGGACGTGGAGTTCATCGGCGACGGCGGCGGGCTGGCGCCGTCGGCCCGCCGGCCGCTGGTCGGGGCGCAGGAGGTGGCGCGGTTCGTCGCCGGGGTGTTCCGGCAGGCCCGGCGCCGGGACCCGCGCGGCGAGCCGGTGCTCGTCAACGGCCGGCTCGGCCTCGTCGTCGAGGCCGGGGGCCTCCTCGTGGTCGTCGCGCCGGTCGTGGCCGACGGTGCGATCGTGGCGCTCTACCACCAGCTGAACCCGGAGAAGCTGCGCGCGGTGCCCCGCCCGGAGCCGGCGGCCGCCTGGCCGCCGATCCCGCCCCGTCCCGCACCGGGCCGGTGA
- a CDS encoding helix-turn-helix transcriptional regulator: protein MTSKSAAAQHLLDLARLRRVRDRIDREYAQPLDVEALARGVNMSAGHLSREFRRAYGESPYAYLMTRRIERAMALLRRGDLSVTDVCFTVGCSSLGTFSTRFTELVGVPPSVYRRQATRATAGMPSCVAKQVTRPIRNREAPAVGRT, encoded by the coding sequence GTGACCAGCAAATCCGCCGCGGCACAGCACCTGCTCGACCTCGCCCGGCTGCGCCGCGTCCGGGACCGGATCGACCGGGAGTACGCCCAGCCGCTGGACGTCGAGGCGTTGGCCCGAGGCGTGAACATGTCGGCCGGGCACCTCAGCCGCGAGTTCCGGCGGGCGTACGGCGAGTCGCCGTACGCCTATCTGATGACCCGGCGGATCGAGCGCGCGATGGCACTGCTGCGTCGTGGCGATCTCAGCGTCACCGATGTCTGTTTCACGGTCGGCTGTTCCTCGCTGGGTACTTTCAGCACCCGCTTCACCGAGCTGGTCGGTGTGCCACCGAGCGTGTATCGCCGGCAGGCGACGCGCGCGACGGCGGGGATGCCGTCCTGCGTGGCGAAACAGGTGACCAGACCGATCAGGAATCGAGAAGCGCCGGCCGTGGGCCGCACCTAG
- a CDS encoding VOC family protein, translated as MDITIHSSFLPQTDPEASLAFYRDTLGFEVRNDVGYEGMRWITVGPADQPGTSIVLHPPAVDPGLTDDERRTITEMMAKGTYAGINLATHDLDGTFARIRASAAEVVQEPTDQPYGIRDCAVRDPAGNMVRIQELR; from the coding sequence ATGGACATCACGATTCACTCGAGCTTCCTGCCGCAGACCGACCCGGAGGCCTCGCTGGCCTTCTACCGCGACACCCTCGGCTTCGAGGTCCGTAACGACGTCGGATACGAGGGGATGCGCTGGATCACCGTCGGCCCCGCCGACCAGCCCGGCACCTCCATCGTCCTGCACCCGCCGGCCGTCGACCCCGGCCTCACCGACGACGAGCGCCGCACCATCACCGAGATGATGGCCAAGGGCACGTACGCCGGCATCAACCTGGCGACCCACGACCTCGACGGCACCTTCGCGCGCATCAGGGCCAGCGCCGCCGAGGTCGTCCAGGAACCGACCGACCAGCCGTACGGCATCCGTGACTGCGCCGTCCGCGACCCCGCCGGCAACATGGTCCGGATCCAGGAACTGCGCTGA
- a CDS encoding ATP-binding cassette domain-containing protein: MNTATGTDIQSTGPQDADSHDLIRVYGARENNLRDVSVELPKRRLTVFTGVSGSGKSSLVFSTIAAESQRLINETYSAFVQGFMPTLARPEVDVLEGLTTAIIVDQERMGADTRSTVGTATDANAMLRILFSRLGQPHVGSPGAFSFNVASVRASGAITVGGGKTVKQTYTRTGGMCPRCEGRGSVTDFDLSALYDDSKSINEGALTIPGYSIDGWYGRIFSGCGFFDPDKPIRRFTKKELDELLHKEPTRIKVEGVNVTYEGLIPRIQKSFLTKDREAMQPHIRAFVDRAITFTTCPECGGTRLSEAARSSKIRGISIADACAMQISDLADWVRDLDEPSVAPLLATLRQILDSFVEIGLGYLSLDRPSGTLSGGEAQRTKMIRHLGSALTDVTYVFDEPTAGLHPHDIQRMNDLLRRLRNKGNTVLVVEHKPETIVIADHVVDLGPGAGTAGGTVCFEGTVEGLRASGTITGRHLDDRARLKDKVRTPTGALEIRGASTHNLRSVDVDIPLGVLVVVTGVAGSGKSSLVHGSIPAGAGVVSVDQGAIKGSRRSNPATYTGLLEPVRKAFAKANGVKPALFSANSEGACPVCNGAGVVYTDLGMMAGIATTCEECEGKRFQAAVLEYHLGGRDISEVLAMPVTQAEEFFGAGEARIPAAHAILRRLADVGLGYLSLGQPLTTLSGGERQRLKLATHMAEKGGVYVLDEPTTGLHLADIEHLLGLLDRLVDAGKSVIVVEHHQAVMAHADWIIDLGPGAGHDGGRVVFEGIPADLVAARSTLTGQHLAAYVGG; the protein is encoded by the coding sequence ATGAACACGGCCACGGGGACCGACATCCAGTCGACCGGACCGCAGGACGCCGACAGCCACGATCTGATCCGCGTGTACGGCGCGCGGGAGAACAACCTCAGGGACGTCAGCGTCGAGCTTCCGAAACGCCGGTTGACGGTGTTCACCGGCGTCTCCGGCTCCGGCAAGAGTTCGCTGGTGTTCAGCACGATCGCCGCGGAGTCCCAGCGACTGATCAACGAGACCTACAGCGCCTTCGTACAGGGCTTCATGCCGACGCTGGCGCGGCCCGAGGTCGACGTGCTGGAAGGGCTGACGACCGCGATCATCGTCGACCAGGAGCGGATGGGTGCCGACACCCGCTCGACGGTCGGCACCGCCACCGACGCCAACGCGATGCTGCGCATCCTCTTCAGCCGGCTCGGGCAGCCGCACGTCGGCTCACCCGGCGCGTTCTCCTTCAACGTCGCCTCGGTCCGGGCGAGCGGCGCGATCACGGTCGGTGGCGGAAAGACCGTGAAGCAGACCTACACCCGTACCGGCGGGATGTGTCCGCGCTGCGAGGGCCGGGGCTCGGTCACCGACTTCGACCTGTCCGCCCTGTACGACGACAGCAAGTCGATCAACGAGGGCGCGCTCACGATCCCCGGCTACAGCATCGACGGCTGGTACGGCCGCATCTTCAGCGGCTGCGGCTTCTTCGACCCGGACAAGCCGATCCGCCGGTTCACCAAGAAGGAACTGGACGAGTTGCTCCACAAGGAGCCGACCAGGATCAAGGTCGAGGGCGTCAACGTGACGTACGAGGGTCTGATCCCGCGGATCCAGAAGTCGTTCCTGACCAAGGACCGGGAGGCGATGCAGCCCCACATCCGGGCGTTCGTCGACCGGGCGATCACCTTCACCACCTGCCCCGAGTGTGGCGGCACCCGGCTCAGCGAGGCGGCCCGGTCGTCGAAGATCAGGGGCATCAGCATCGCCGACGCGTGCGCGATGCAGATCAGCGACCTCGCCGACTGGGTCCGCGACCTCGACGAGCCGTCGGTGGCGCCGCTGCTGGCGACCCTGCGGCAGATCCTCGACTCGTTCGTGGAGATCGGGCTGGGCTACCTCTCGCTGGACCGTCCGTCGGGCACGCTGTCCGGCGGCGAGGCGCAGCGCACCAAGATGATCCGGCACCTCGGCTCCGCCCTCACCGACGTGACCTACGTCTTCGACGAACCCACGGCGGGCCTGCACCCCCACGACATCCAGCGGATGAACGACCTGCTGCGCCGGCTGCGCAACAAGGGCAACACGGTGCTCGTCGTGGAGCACAAGCCGGAGACGATCGTGATCGCCGACCACGTCGTCGACCTCGGTCCCGGCGCCGGTACGGCGGGCGGCACCGTCTGCTTCGAGGGCACCGTCGAGGGGCTGCGGGCCAGCGGCACCATCACCGGCCGCCACCTCGACGACCGGGCCCGGCTGAAGGACAAGGTCCGTACGCCCACCGGCGCGCTCGAGATCCGCGGCGCCTCGACGCACAACCTGCGGTCGGTCGACGTCGACATCCCGCTCGGGGTGCTCGTCGTCGTCACCGGTGTCGCCGGCTCCGGCAAGAGTTCCCTCGTCCACGGCTCGATCCCGGCCGGTGCCGGGGTGGTGTCGGTCGACCAGGGTGCCATCAAGGGCTCCCGACGCAGCAACCCGGCGACGTACACCGGACTGCTCGAACCGGTCCGCAAGGCGTTCGCGAAGGCCAACGGTGTGAAGCCGGCGCTGTTCAGCGCCAACTCCGAGGGGGCCTGTCCGGTCTGCAACGGGGCCGGGGTCGTCTACACCGACCTGGGGATGATGGCCGGCATCGCCACCACCTGCGAGGAGTGCGAGGGGAAGCGGTTCCAGGCGGCGGTCCTGGAATACCACCTCGGTGGCCGGGACATCAGCGAGGTGCTCGCGATGCCGGTGACGCAGGCCGAGGAGTTCTTCGGCGCGGGAGAGGCGCGTATACCGGCCGCGCACGCGATCCTGCGCCGGCTCGCCGACGTCGGGCTCGGCTATCTCAGCCTCGGCCAGCCGCTCACCACGCTGTCCGGCGGCGAGCGGCAGCGGCTCAAGCTGGCCACCCACATGGCGGAGAAGGGCGGCGTCTACGTCCTCGACGAGCCGACCACCGGCCTGCACCTCGCCGACATCGAGCACCTGCTCGGCCTGCTCGACCGGCTCGTCGACGCCGGCAAGTCGGTCATCGTCGTCGAGCACCACCAGGCGGTCATGGCGCACGCCGACTGGATCATCGACCTCGGCCCCGGTGCCGGCCACGACGGCGGCCGGGTCGTCTTCGAGGGCATCCCCGCCGATCTCGTCGCCGCCCGCTCCACCCTCACCGGCCAGCACCTCGCGGCCTACGTCGGCGGGTGA
- a CDS encoding BtrH N-terminal domain-containing protein — protein sequence MTGKKQLKERIRARMAATGERYLTARRHVVTDQPAPTVDHGWTLRGGVHPESANLANVLAHHRVRHAGGPLSEAMLFGIGGGLGAGYILWEFAAHRTCWVTLGFRNRWQYQTWTPDTLARLGIPADVHRTAGARGAAAALDAALDAGRPAIVLPDRQLVGYWHLPAHHDGHGGHPVVAYARAGTGIRVDDRNLRPLTVDRADLDRARGRVVSYRNLLVEARPAAGLELDDATVRGAVVAGLADCAAHLSAPSASFSLPAWRKWSRLMTDGRNAKGWPKVFADGAGLTGALLSVWEGVSPAGITGGHLRGLYAGFLREAAGLLDVPELVEVAGAFDAAAGAWHGVAEAAFPASVPAFARMRELTAELGGAVVADGDAGRDTAAAAAAALQDLSRTHADHPPLTGDEVTTLFTRTGEALARAHTLEVAAVETLTTTLKTRVIRE from the coding sequence ATGACCGGCAAGAAGCAGCTCAAGGAACGTATCCGGGCCCGGATGGCGGCCACCGGCGAGCGTTACCTCACCGCCCGGCGGCACGTGGTCACCGACCAGCCCGCCCCGACCGTCGACCACGGCTGGACGCTGCGCGGCGGTGTCCACCCCGAGTCCGCCAACCTGGCCAACGTCCTGGCCCACCACCGGGTACGGCACGCGGGCGGCCCACTGTCCGAGGCGATGCTCTTCGGGATCGGCGGCGGGCTCGGCGCCGGCTACATCCTGTGGGAGTTCGCCGCCCACCGCACCTGCTGGGTGACGCTCGGATTCCGCAACCGCTGGCAGTACCAGACCTGGACGCCGGACACCCTGGCCCGGCTCGGGATCCCGGCCGACGTGCACCGTACCGCCGGGGCCAGGGGAGCGGCGGCCGCGCTGGACGCCGCCCTCGACGCCGGCCGGCCGGCGATCGTGCTGCCGGACCGGCAACTCGTCGGCTACTGGCACCTGCCGGCCCACCACGACGGGCACGGCGGGCACCCGGTCGTCGCGTACGCCCGCGCCGGCACCGGGATCCGCGTCGACGACCGCAATCTCCGTCCGCTCACCGTGGACCGCGCCGACCTGGACCGGGCGCGGGGGCGGGTGGTGTCGTACAGGAACCTGCTCGTCGAGGCCCGGCCGGCGGCGGGCCTGGAACTGGACGACGCGACCGTGCGCGGCGCGGTCGTCGCCGGGCTGGCCGACTGCGCCGCGCACCTGTCGGCGCCGTCGGCGTCGTTCTCGCTGCCGGCCTGGCGCAAGTGGTCGCGGTTGATGACCGACGGCCGCAACGCGAAGGGCTGGCCGAAGGTGTTCGCCGACGGTGCCGGGCTGACCGGGGCGCTGCTGTCGGTCTGGGAGGGCGTGTCGCCGGCCGGGATCACCGGCGGGCACCTGCGCGGGCTGTACGCCGGGTTCCTGCGCGAGGCGGCCGGGCTGCTCGACGTTCCGGAGCTGGTCGAGGTCGCCGGGGCGTTCGACGCGGCGGCCGGGGCCTGGCACGGGGTGGCCGAGGCGGCGTTCCCGGCGTCGGTGCCGGCGTTCGCGCGGATGCGTGAGCTGACCGCCGAACTCGGCGGGGCGGTCGTCGCCGACGGCGACGCGGGCCGGGACACCGCGGCCGCCGCCGCGGCCGCCCTTCAGGACCTGAGCCGGACCCACGCCGACCACCCACCCCTGACCGGGGACGAGGTGACGACCCTGTTCACCAGGACCGGAGAAGCCCTGGCCAGAGCCCACACCCTGGAAGTGGCCGCGGTGGAGACCCTGACCACCACCCTCAAGACCCGGGTGATCAGGGAGTAG
- a CDS encoding ArnT family glycosyltransferase, with translation MAHPDVLRPPVPAAPAARPPRPAATTIAFAVIVVVALAYRTGLVVVDIPPANSDEATAGLAALHIGQGRHWPVFFYGQHYMGTLHSYLAAPAVQLFGTQWWALRIPALAVYVVFLVLVFHLTKRLYTPWFAVFVAGLLAFGSDRIVKNQIIGAGGYSEIAAATAAVMLVAVVLTMRRATAKPLGYLLWGGLAGFIAWTHWLGLPYVAVSAALLAVLTRRDLRVRAAALAAVGFLAGCAPLLWHFVFSGRNPLSVLLSVSGAEQPASWPDRVHGAVVLGLPLGSGLCAPGDCRPWQLWWGPAYLVLLGVAVFLSVRAARRAEGVRRARAAGRTALAAGGALTLAAYLVSSSAASTPIESARYLHYGLLSLPAVLWPAWRCATTLVRRPTAGRPGTRVLAAAGLALLVAFTANAAVASGQLVAHRDVYARKAADERTLVAYLRDRRLHHVYSEYWTCNRLNYVTAEDVRCAVLGDDLRPGHDRYLPYRAAVGRADRVAYVLPAGGPADDRLARFADSSAHPVTVEQVAGYRVYEFAGRVEPT, from the coding sequence GTGGCCCATCCCGACGTGCTGCGTCCCCCGGTGCCGGCCGCCCCGGCCGCGCGACCGCCCCGGCCCGCCGCCACCACGATCGCGTTCGCCGTGATCGTCGTCGTGGCGCTGGCCTACCGGACCGGCCTGGTCGTCGTCGACATCCCACCCGCGAACAGCGACGAGGCCACCGCCGGCCTGGCCGCGTTGCACATCGGGCAGGGCCGGCACTGGCCGGTGTTCTTCTACGGGCAGCACTACATGGGGACCCTGCACTCGTATCTCGCCGCCCCCGCGGTCCAGCTCTTCGGCACCCAGTGGTGGGCGCTGCGGATCCCGGCGCTGGCGGTGTACGTCGTCTTCCTCGTCCTGGTCTTCCACCTGACGAAGCGGCTCTACACACCGTGGTTCGCCGTGTTCGTCGCCGGGCTCCTGGCGTTCGGCTCCGACCGGATCGTCAAGAACCAGATCATCGGGGCCGGCGGCTATTCCGAGATCGCCGCCGCGACGGCCGCCGTCATGCTGGTCGCCGTCGTACTGACGATGCGACGGGCCACCGCGAAGCCGCTCGGCTATCTGCTGTGGGGCGGCCTGGCCGGGTTCATCGCCTGGACGCACTGGCTCGGCCTGCCGTACGTCGCCGTGTCCGCGGCCCTGCTCGCGGTCCTGACCCGCCGGGACCTGCGGGTCCGGGCGGCCGCCCTCGCGGCGGTCGGCTTCCTCGCCGGCTGCGCGCCCCTGCTCTGGCACTTCGTGTTCTCCGGGCGGAACCCGCTGTCGGTGTTGCTGTCGGTGAGCGGCGCGGAACAGCCGGCGTCCTGGCCCGACCGGGTCCACGGGGCCGTGGTGCTGGGCCTGCCGCTGGGTTCCGGCCTGTGCGCGCCGGGCGACTGCCGGCCGTGGCAGCTGTGGTGGGGGCCGGCGTACCTGGTCCTGCTCGGTGTCGCGGTCTTCCTGTCCGTACGCGCGGCCCGGCGCGCCGAGGGGGTGCGGCGGGCGCGGGCGGCCGGCCGGACCGCGCTGGCGGCGGGCGGCGCACTCACCCTCGCGGCCTACCTGGTCAGTTCGTCGGCGGCGAGCACCCCGATCGAGAGCGCCCGCTACCTGCACTACGGGCTGCTGTCGCTGCCGGCCGTGCTCTGGCCGGCGTGGCGATGCGCGACGACGCTCGTACGGCGCCCGACGGCCGGCCGGCCCGGCACCCGGGTGCTCGCGGCGGCCGGGCTGGCGCTCCTCGTCGCGTTCACCGCGAACGCGGCGGTCGCGTCGGGGCAACTGGTCGCGCACCGCGACGTCTACGCCCGGAAGGCCGCCGACGAGCGAACCCTCGTGGCGTACCTGCGTGACCGGAGGCTGCACCACGTCTACTCCGAGTACTGGACGTGCAACCGGCTGAACTACGTGACCGCCGAAGACGTACGGTGCGCGGTCCTCGGGGACGACCTGCGCCCCGGCCACGACCGGTACCTGCCGTACCGGGCCGCGGTCGGGCGGGCCGACCGGGTGGCGTACGTGCTGCCGGCCGGCGGCCCGGCCGACGACCGGCTCGCCCGGTTCGCGGACTCGTCCGCGCACCCCGTGACGGTCGAGCAGGTCGCCGGATACCGCGTCTACGAGTTCGCCGGCCGGGTCGAACCCACCTGA
- a CDS encoding pyrimidine reductase family protein, which produces MTAIRRLSPDPAGAGLDDDTIADLYGRPAAPTLRVNFVASADGAVEIEGHSAGLSGGPDKRVFGVLRMLCDALVVGAGTLRHEGYRALRLDDRRRAWRVAHGLPPYPTLVVVSGALDLDPRQAAFADAPVRPVILTHGRAPQRPDLAEVADLVTVGDDAVDLGAAVDLLRGRGHRQLLCEGGPQLFGGLTAADLVDEVCLTVSPLLAGAGAGRITAGPASPPRTLRLRHALAADDVLILRYTR; this is translated from the coding sequence ATGACCGCCATCCGCCGTTTGTCACCCGATCCGGCCGGCGCCGGCCTCGACGACGACACGATCGCCGACCTGTACGGCCGTCCCGCCGCCCCGACCCTGCGGGTCAACTTCGTCGCCAGCGCCGACGGGGCGGTGGAGATCGAGGGCCACTCGGCGGGGCTGTCCGGCGGGCCGGACAAACGGGTGTTCGGCGTCCTGCGGATGCTCTGCGACGCCCTCGTCGTCGGCGCCGGAACGCTGCGCCACGAGGGCTACCGGGCGCTGCGCCTCGACGACCGGCGCCGGGCCTGGCGGGTGGCGCACGGGCTGCCGCCGTACCCGACGCTCGTCGTGGTCTCCGGCGCGCTCGACCTGGACCCCCGGCAGGCGGCGTTCGCCGACGCACCGGTACGGCCGGTGATCCTGACCCACGGCCGGGCACCGCAGCGCCCCGACCTGGCCGAGGTCGCCGATCTGGTGACCGTCGGCGACGACGCGGTCGACCTCGGCGCGGCGGTCGACCTGCTGCGCGGACGCGGGCACCGGCAACTGCTGTGCGAGGGCGGGCCGCAACTGTTCGGCGGGCTGACCGCCGCCGACCTGGTCGACGAGGTCTGCCTGACGGTGTCACCGCTGCTCGCCGGTGCCGGCGCCGGCCGGATCACCGCCGGGCCGGCGAGCCCGCCACGCACCTTGCGGCTGCGCCACGCGCTCGCCGCCGACGACGTCCTGATCCTGCGCTACACCCGCTGA
- a CDS encoding plasmid pRiA4b ORF-3 family protein — translation MPRQIFQLKVSLSDVSPPVWRRVLVPGGYTLDRLHRVLQHAMGWQDCHLHSFDIGGQQYGEPDPDGELTLRDELDVRLDGVAAKGTRFLYTYDFGDWWEHEIVVEDVFGAEPGERYPVCVDGGRACPPEDVGGAFGYEQFLTAVSDPGHPRYAELHMWIGRPFDPWTFAPDRVTTLLRHLA, via the coding sequence ATGCCGCGTCAGATCTTCCAGCTCAAGGTTTCGCTGTCCGACGTGTCCCCGCCGGTGTGGCGGCGGGTGCTCGTGCCGGGTGGTTACACCCTCGACCGGCTGCACCGGGTGCTCCAGCACGCGATGGGCTGGCAGGACTGCCACCTGCACTCGTTCGACATCGGCGGCCAGCAGTACGGCGAGCCGGACCCGGACGGTGAACTGACCCTGCGCGACGAGTTGGACGTACGGCTGGACGGGGTGGCCGCCAAGGGAACCCGGTTCCTCTACACGTACGACTTCGGCGACTGGTGGGAGCACGAGATCGTGGTGGAGGACGTCTTCGGCGCCGAGCCGGGGGAGCGGTACCCGGTCTGTGTCGACGGGGGGCGGGCCTGCCCGCCGGAGGACGTCGGTGGCGCGTTCGGCTACGAGCAGTTCCTGACCGCGGTGTCGGACCCGGGCCACCCCCGCTACGCCGAACTGCACATGTGGATCGGCCGCCCCTTCGACCCGTGGACCTTCGCCCCGGACCGGGTGACCACCCTGCTACGCCACCTGGCCTGA
- a CDS encoding ABC transporter substrate-binding protein, producing the protein MIVTPRRRRIAAAALASVAVFAATACGNDSDSADPNEPITLIVDVFGDQGFGYEALYEQYQADNPNIKIQERGKGLGLGDYNTRLTQQITAGAGAGDVVAIEEGTIVQFYAQADKFVNLADHGANELKGNFLPWKWEQGSTPDGKVLGLGTDVGSMAICYRTDLFQAAGLPIDREEVAKLWPTWDAFIETGTKFAAADNKNKFVDAATNFFNVVLSQVAGAGSGYTYYDKSNKLVLDTNPDVKDSFDLTTKMIQAGLSNNLQSFSNEWNAGFKNATFATIACPAWMTGVIKGQAGDAAAGKWDIAKAPGNGGNWGGSFLGVPKSSKHQKEAAELAKFLSSAKGQVEAFKKVGNLPSSPQALSDPAVSAATNDYFNNAPTGTIFAAGATELKPVYLGPKNQAVRTAVENALRAVEQGQEPGAAWQDAIKNGAAAGK; encoded by the coding sequence ATGATCGTCACGCCCCGCCGTCGGCGGATCGCGGCTGCCGCACTCGCATCCGTCGCGGTCTTCGCCGCGACCGCCTGTGGCAACGACTCGGACTCGGCCGACCCGAACGAGCCGATCACGCTGATCGTCGACGTCTTCGGCGACCAGGGATTCGGGTACGAGGCCCTGTACGAGCAGTACCAGGCCGACAACCCCAACATCAAGATCCAGGAGCGCGGCAAGGGCCTGGGCCTGGGTGACTACAACACCCGCCTGACCCAGCAGATCACCGCCGGTGCCGGCGCGGGCGACGTGGTCGCCATCGAAGAGGGCACGATCGTGCAGTTCTACGCCCAGGCCGACAAGTTCGTGAACCTGGCCGACCACGGCGCGAACGAGCTCAAGGGCAACTTCCTGCCGTGGAAGTGGGAGCAGGGCAGCACCCCCGACGGCAAGGTGCTCGGCCTCGGCACCGACGTCGGCTCGATGGCGATCTGCTACCGCACCGACCTGTTCCAGGCCGCCGGCCTGCCGATCGACCGCGAAGAGGTCGCCAAGCTCTGGCCGACCTGGGACGCGTTCATCGAGACCGGCACGAAGTTCGCCGCCGCCGACAACAAGAACAAGTTCGTCGACGCCGCGACCAACTTCTTCAACGTGGTGCTGAGCCAGGTCGCCGGTGCCGGCAGCGGCTACACCTACTACGACAAGAGCAACAAGCTGGTCCTGGACACCAACCCGGACGTCAAGGACTCGTTCGACCTGACCACCAAGATGATCCAGGCCGGGCTCTCCAACAACCTCCAGTCGTTCTCCAACGAGTGGAACGCCGGCTTCAAGAACGCGACCTTCGCCACCATCGCCTGCCCCGCCTGGATGACCGGTGTCATCAAGGGCCAGGCCGGTGACGCCGCGGCCGGCAAGTGGGACATCGCCAAGGCCCCCGGCAACGGCGGCAACTGGGGCGGCTCCTTCCTCGGCGTGCCGAAGTCGAGCAAGCACCAGAAGGAGGCCGCCGAGCTGGCCAAGTTCCTGAGCAGCGCCAAGGGCCAGGTCGAGGCGTTCAAGAAGGTCGGCAACCTGCCGTCGTCGCCGCAGGCGCTGTCGGACCCGGCGGTCTCCGCGGCCACCAACGACTACTTCAACAACGCGCCGACCGGCACCATCTTCGCCGCCGGTGCCACCGAGCTGAAGCCGGTCTACCTCGGCCCGAAGAACCAGGCCGTACGGACCGCGGTGGAGAACGCGCTGCGCGCCGTCGAGCAGGGCCAGGAGCCCGGCGCGGCCTGGCAGGACGCGATCAAGAACGGTGCGGCCGCCGGTAAGTAA
- a CDS encoding carbohydrate ABC transporter permease, with product MSLDFDTASPARSRGRRAEPKPDRERPRSLTRLDLKYSPYLYVLPFFVIFAIFGAYPIVYTVWIALTDRSPLNTTISFVGLDNFVELLTNDPQFWNAVVNTFGMFIMSTVPQLLIALMLANALNRRIKGQTFFRMAIAMPIITSTAVVALIFSMIYSRDFGLVNWALDLVGIDPIDWRANRFASWFAISTMVDWRWIGYNALIYLAAMQSISKDMYEAASLDGASRIRQFWSITIPQLRPTIIFTLIISTIGGLQLFTEPLLFTSGSGGLSGGSQGQFQTITMYLLDVMNQRFRWGYAGAVALVLFVLIAFMSVVNYLLARRISSDK from the coding sequence ATGAGCCTGGATTTCGACACGGCTTCCCCGGCCCGGTCGCGCGGCCGACGGGCAGAGCCAAAGCCGGACCGCGAGCGCCCCCGCTCGCTGACCCGGCTGGACCTGAAGTATTCGCCATACCTGTACGTGCTGCCGTTCTTCGTCATCTTCGCGATCTTCGGCGCCTACCCGATCGTCTACACCGTCTGGATCGCGCTGACCGACCGGTCGCCGCTGAACACCACGATCTCGTTCGTGGGCCTGGACAACTTCGTCGAGCTGCTCACCAACGACCCGCAGTTCTGGAACGCGGTCGTCAACACGTTCGGCATGTTCATCATGTCGACCGTCCCGCAACTCCTGATCGCGCTGATGCTGGCCAACGCGCTCAACCGCCGGATCAAGGGCCAGACGTTCTTCCGGATGGCGATCGCCATGCCGATCATCACGTCCACCGCCGTCGTCGCGCTGATCTTCTCGATGATCTACTCGCGGGACTTCGGCCTGGTCAACTGGGCGCTCGACCTGGTCGGCATCGACCCGATCGACTGGCGGGCCAACCGCTTCGCCTCCTGGTTCGCGATCTCCACGATGGTCGACTGGCGGTGGATCGGCTACAACGCCCTGATCTACCTGGCCGCCATGCAGTCGATCTCCAAGGACATGTACGAGGCGGCGTCGCTCGACGGCGCGTCGCGCATCCGGCAGTTCTGGTCGATCACGATCCCGCAGCTGCGCCCGACGATCATCTTCACGCTGATCATCTCCACCATCGGCGGTCTCCAGCTCTTCACCGAACCACTGCTGTTCACCAGCGGTTCCGGTGGCCTCTCGGGCGGCTCCCAGGGGCAGTTCCAGACGATCACCATGTATCTGCTCGACGTGATGAACCAGCGCTTCCGCTGGGGGTACGCCGGCGCGGTCGCGCTCGTCCTCTTCGTACTCATCGCGTTCATGTCGGTCGTCAACTACCTGCTGGCCCGTCGAATCAGCTCGGACAAGTGA